GCGGACTACAAATCAAGGCCCAAATGAGGCCCACAACCGAAAACGCGGATGGCAGTGCTGAAATAATGTTGATAATTGCCAGAATGATGGCCACGATTCGGGCCCAATTCTTCAATTTCATCACGCCCCAACCAACCAAAACCGTGAGAAATGACCAGACAATCATCACGGCCACCAAAACAACCACAATCAAGGTAATGACTCCGACCACACCAGCGGCGGCCACCGAATCCCCGCCTTTTCCTTGAGTCAGCAGGAATGATACCGCCCCGGCGCCAAAGAAAAAGAACACCACCATCAACACCAGCGAACCCAAGACACCAATCAGTCCAAAAATTACATGGAGAATTCCAACCAGTTTGATATGACCTTCCATAGGGCCCCCTTTATCCAAAAATGGCATCCAGTGCTTCGATAACTGATCGAACGCCGATCAATTCCAATCCTTTTGGAGCTTCCAGGCCAGCCAGGTTGCCTTTTGGCAAAATACATCGCGAAAATCCCATGGCGGCGACTTCCTTGATGCGGGCTGCGGGTTGACCAGTGGAACGAACTTCGCCAGCCAGCCCAACTTCACCAAACACCACGGTGGCATTGTCAACCGGCATATTTTTAAAGCTGGAGACAATTGCGGCGACAATACCCAAATCAACCGCTGGCTCATCGAGTTCAATCCCACCTGCTACGTTGACGAACACGTCATCACCAATGAGTTGCAGCCCAACTCGTTTTTCAAGCATGGCAATCAAGAGTGAGACCCGGTTTTGTTCAACGCCCTGCACCATCCGTCGGCCAGTGCCGTATTTGGTCGAACTGACCAGTGCCTGTAACTCGACCAGCAGTGGCCGGGTGCCTTCCATACAGGCGGTCACGACTGAGCCTGAAACATTGAGCGGGCGCTGCTGCAAAAACAATTCCGACGGGTTTTTGACCGGAATCAACCCCATATTGGTCATTTCAAACATGCCGAGTTCGTTCGCCGCACCAAACCGATTTTTTACCGCCCGGATAATCCGATGGTTATGGTGACGTTCGCCCTCAAAATAGAGCACAGTATCCACAATGTGCTCAAGGGTTTTCGGGCCTGCCAGAGTTCCTTCCTTGGTAATATGCCCAATCAAAAACACAGGAATGGTTTGTTGTTTGGAAAATAATAAAAACTGGCCGGCGACTTCGCGGACTTGTGACACGCTGCCTGGTGCCGAATCAAGTCGTTCGGAATAAGCCGTTTGAACCGAATCAACCACGATCATGGCGGGTTTGAGATTCCCCACCACATCAAAAATGCGTTCCAGGCAGGTTTCCGGCAGTAAATGCAGGTCGCCAGGCTTGAGCCCTAACCGTTCCCCACGCAATTTAATCTGGCGTTCGGATTCCTCGCCACTGATATAGAGCACCCGATGCCCGCCACAACTCATTTTTTCAGCGACTTCCAGCAGCAGCGTTGATTTGCCAATCCCAGGGTCACCCCCAATCAGCACCAGGCATCCGGGCACAATGCCTCCGCCCAAAACCCGGTCAAATTCAGCCACACCGGAAGACACCCTGGTGTCATCCTGGCTGGGTACATCGGTATAGCGTGACGGTTTTACCGGCTGGCCAATGGACCCGTACCCGGCAGCAGCGGCAGTCACCGGCGTGGACTTGGTTTCCCGCTCTTCGGCAAACGAATTCCAGGCATTGCAGTCAGGACATTTCCCCAACCACTTGCGTGACTGGTAGCCACATTGTTGACAGGAAAAAATGGTTTTGATTGGTTTGGCCATAAAATACCAGGGCTTGGGGCTTGGGGCTGGGGGTTTTGGAAAAAGACAAAAAGGACTTAAAGGATTCAAAGGACTCAAATTCGAAAACCCGGAACCCAGAACCCGGAACCCGGAACCCGGAACCCGGAACCCGGAACCCGATTTAAATATCATGCCGATAGGCCAGGGCCTTGTGCATGGTTACTTCGTCGGCGTAATCCAGGTCGCCGCCTACGGGCAGCCCCATCGCAATCCGGGTGACCCGGATTCCAGTGGGTTTAAGCAACCGACCGAGGTAATTGGCCGTGGCTTCCCCTTCGGTGGTTGGATTGGTGGCCATGATGATTTCTTTGACGTCGAGGGTTTTGAGTCGCTCAAGCAAACTGCGGATTTTCAATTCATCTGGCCCAATACCACGCATTGGCGACAAGGCACCGTGCAGGACGTGATACAACCCGTGATATTCGCCGGTGCGTTCAATCGCGAGCAGGTTGTGGGCTTCCTCGACCACACAGATCACCGTCTGGTCACGTTGTGAACCGCTGCAATACCGGCAAGGGTCAACATCCGTCAAATTG
The nucleotide sequence above comes from Acidobacteriota bacterium. Encoded proteins:
- the radA gene encoding DNA repair protein RadA, which translates into the protein MAKPIKTIFSCQQCGYQSRKWLGKCPDCNAWNSFAEERETKSTPVTAAAAGYGSIGQPVKPSRYTDVPSQDDTRVSSGVAEFDRVLGGGIVPGCLVLIGGDPGIGKSTLLLEVAEKMSCGGHRVLYISGEESERQIKLRGERLGLKPGDLHLLPETCLERIFDVVGNLKPAMIVVDSVQTAYSERLDSAPGSVSQVREVAGQFLLFSKQQTIPVFLIGHITKEGTLAGPKTLEHIVDTVLYFEGERHHNHRIIRAVKNRFGAANELGMFEMTNMGLIPVKNPSELFLQQRPLNVSGSVVTACMEGTRPLLVELQALVSSTKYGTGRRMVQGVEQNRVSLLIAMLEKRVGLQLIGDDVFVNVAGGIELDEPAVDLGIVAAIVSSFKNMPVDNATVVFGEVGLAGEVRSTGQPAARIKEVAAMGFSRCILPKGNLAGLEAPKGLELIGVRSVIEALDAIFG
- the recR gene encoding recombination protein RecR, with the translated sequence MPEFAEPIAKLIDEFKRLPGIGHKSAQRLAFHVLRASNDDVERLANAIVDVKQRIMLCSQCHNLTDVDPCRYCSGSQRDQTVICVVEEAHNLLAIERTGEYHGLYHVLHGALSPMRGIGPDELKIRSLLERLKTLDVKEIIMATNPTTEGEATANYLGRLLKPTGIRVTRIAMGLPVGGDLDYADEVTMHKALAYRHDI